The following proteins are co-located in the Dyadobacter chenwenxiniae genome:
- a CDS encoding cbb3-type cytochrome c oxidase N-terminal domain-containing protein — translation MKFRTYLETIAGIGIYPLISLIIFFIFFLSLIVFVIGIDKKSLQKMERMPLNDGVIKKGLLSVLFFFMLGGSVFAQDQVAEPIRAISGTELILLILLGIIFFVALLVVIALVNTVTLLQKISAPPKTEAHTDPVVSWWKKFAGMSVMPSQEHHLIIEGHDYDGIQELDNRMPPWLQSLFVGTIIIGIGYGAYYFSGIGDYQLAELEKEVAQAEIDKKAYMAKVGASMDENTVTLVSEEASIGQGKAIFQEKCTACHGPDGGGSVGPNLTDGYWLHGAGIKNLFKVIKYGVPEKGMISWEKQLSPTDIQKVASYVYSLKDTKPANPKEPQGELLSDDKVAAN, via the coding sequence ATGAAATTCCGAACATATCTTGAAACCATTGCCGGCATAGGCATTTATCCGCTGATCTCGCTCATTATATTTTTTATCTTCTTCCTATCGCTGATCGTTTTTGTGATTGGGATTGATAAAAAGTCGCTGCAAAAAATGGAGCGTATGCCATTGAATGATGGTGTGATCAAAAAGGGCTTGTTATCTGTACTTTTCTTTTTCATGCTGGGCGGTTCGGTCTTTGCGCAGGATCAGGTGGCAGAACCTATCCGGGCGATCAGTGGCACTGAGCTTATCCTTTTGATCTTGCTCGGCATCATTTTCTTTGTGGCGCTGCTGGTTGTGATCGCACTAGTTAACACGGTAACATTGCTTCAAAAAATCTCTGCCCCACCCAAAACTGAAGCGCATACAGACCCTGTCGTTTCCTGGTGGAAAAAGTTTGCCGGAATGAGCGTCATGCCGAGTCAGGAACATCACCTCATCATTGAAGGGCACGATTATGACGGCATTCAGGAGCTGGACAACCGCATGCCGCCGTGGCTGCAGTCACTTTTTGTGGGCACCATTATCATCGGGATCGGTTACGGCGCATATTATTTCAGCGGAATCGGCGATTACCAGCTTGCCGAGCTTGAAAAAGAGGTGGCGCAGGCCGAAATTGATAAAAAAGCTTACATGGCCAAGGTAGGCGCATCCATGGATGAAAACACGGTTACGCTGGTCAGTGAGGAAGCATCAATAGGCCAGGGTAAAGCCATTTTCCAGGAAAAATGCACGGCTTGCCACGGCCCGGATGGCGGCGGAAGTGTAGGCCCGAACCTTACAGACGGTTACTGGCTGCATGGCGCGGGCATTAAAAATCTTTTCAAGGTCATTAAATATGGTGTCCCCGAAAAAGGCATGATCTCCTGGGAAAAGCAGCTTTCCCCCACTGACATTCAAAAAGTTGCAAGCTATGTGTATTCATTAAAGGATACC